ATTCAAAGACTACTCGTATACGAATATATGCCAAACAGAAGTTTAGAAGATCATATATTTAACAGGACATACCCAACTGTTCCTTGGGAGACAAGATTACAGATAATACTGGGAGCAGCTCAAGGATTAGCTTATCTCCATGAAGGATTGGAAATTCAGGTTTGCTACAGACATTAACATTAACATTAACATTAACATCACTTCCACATCTCACATTTTTTTTTCTTCATATTTTTAGCCTACAAACTTCATCTTTAAAGATCGTAATTTTGATCCTCTCATGTTCTGATGTAGGTGATATATCGAGATTTCAAATGTGCAAATGTGTTACTGGATGAGAATTTCAAACCGAAGCTTTCAGACTTTGGGCTAGCAAGGGAGGGGCCAATGGTTGGGCATACTCATGTGTCAACTGCAGTAAGTATTTTGTGCACTTCTTTCTCATTTGCGGCTTTCATGACACTTCTACTTAATGTGGAACTTCGTGATGTAACAGTGAAAAAATGCTGTATACATATGAAGCAAAGCATATTAGTCATGGAACCTAAATATTAGTACTTCAAGAATTTAGTTGCAAAGTACTGCATCAAATGCTGAACAATTAAGTTTAGTTGGAGCATTTCGTAAAGAACCTAAAATTATTAGGACTAAGATGATGCTAAATTGCTAATAGAATTCATTTCACCACAGGTAGTGGGAACATATGGATATGCTGCTCCAGATTACATTGAGACAGGTCATCTGACAACTAAGAGTGATGTCTGGAGCTTTGGTGTGGTGTTGTATGAAATTCTGACAGGCAGGCGATCATTAGAGAGAAACCGGCCAAGAACAGAACAGAAACTCTTAGAATGGGTGAAACAGTTTCCTCCTGATAGCAAAAAGTTTGGCTTGTTGATGGATCCTCGACTTGAAAGCAGTTATTTAAAAAGTGCAGCAAGAAAAATTGCCAAGTTGGCTAATAGTTGTCTGTCAAAGAGTGCAAAAGACCGGCCAACAATGAGTCAGGTAGTAGAGACATTGAAGCAGATCATCCAAGACTCAAAAGAGGCTAACCAAACCGAGAGAAGTCCTGACTCTTTTGAAAATGACCAAGTTGACACGAAGACAAAGGAGAATCAGTTCGGGGCCTCAGAGTCGTGGAAAAGAAGAATGACTCACCTGGCAAAACTAGGAGAGCATGTGGAGAGTGCTAGTAGAAGAAGATTCATGATAATGCAGAGGGCAAAGGTTACTTGACACTAAATCATCTACCACACTTGTAATTTTGCTTAATGGTAGAGTCTAATGGCTTGTTTTTGAGTAAAAGAACTGGAGCATGTACTGCAGAAAAGTTTGAAAGGTATTGCACAATTATAAAGTTTGTTCTGCTAGAATGACTTTTACCTTATAATCACCATTTTTTTTCCTCACTCATTAGCCAACTATAATGAGTTGCTCAGAGGTAGAGCCACAGAAGGTTAGTTCTGTGTTGGAGTGAATAAGAGCTATAGAAACTACTAAAAGGTTTGGTTGCTTCAATTTGGATGGGTAGCTACGAAAAAGCTACCAAATAAGCATTGTTCTACCAGTTGAGATAGAAGCTCCCACAGGATCCCAACTCTATAAATGTTCTACATTATGGATTCTTGATTCCAACTCCATAGCAATTCTACTATTCTAGATTCTGGATTCTATAGATTGGTGGCTTCAATCTAAAGTGGTCTCTTATAATGTTAATGCTATATCAATAGAGTTAACGTTTTTACTTAAATAAAACTTGGTTATTTAAGTTGCTTTAAGCAATCACCATTGGAATTATAGTTTGCACAACTAGTGGCCTTGTGGAAAGTGGTTTACGAAATTCAGCTCTATCCCACGAATTCAATGAAATAGTTGGCATTGGTTGCCTCTATATGCTAGAAATGTGAGCTTCCAATTTTTCCTTTTAATTTATCATTTTGATTTTCAGGTGTCAGTAACAAAGCAAATAGTCCAGTCTGTACGAAGGTATCTAAATCAAGAGGTTATTGTGTGAGAGTAGCTTCAGAGGTAGATTGGAATCTGTAGATATCTGGACTCAGAATGTGATCATTTTGTAAAATTGAGAAGTCTTCATGAGATAAAATACTCCAGCATTTCATTTCAAAGTTGCCACAAGATTAAGGATGGAATTCAGCAAGGGCCAATGGTGGGTGAGAGGGGATTTGAACAAATGAAATGGGCACTACAGTTGGGGGTATTGCTTGGTTAGTTATTTAGTTTAGAGCTAAGGTGATCAATCATGATCCTTCATTTAGGTGGTTTTTGGGTATATCAGACATCTTTTCTTTACAACCATGTTGGTTCAAAACTTCAAGATCCCCTTGACATTAGCCTCACTTGTTTTTAAATCTTTCGTCTTGTCTCTATTTCTGGTTGGTATATCTATGACTTGCTTACTGAGTTACTCAAAATTGTATCCTCCCAACCATCATGTTCAGTTGGACCAAATAAAAAGTTCAATACTTCAATTGGAAATGTTTGGACATTTAGATCTTGCACCTAATTATTCCACAAAATTGGCATGAATGATTTGGGATTCGAATGATTTAATTAATTTCTATTCCATTTCTTAGTTGAAACTTAAAATCTCCTCTCTTTTTTTGTATGCTTGTTTTGTTTTTTGTTTTTCTTAACAAATGCAAGCTTTTATTTCATAAGAACCATTTCTGTCTCATTTCACCCTTTTACTGTCTGCTCTTCTAGCATCTCCTCCCTTTTCCTTCCATGTCAATATTTGTATGCAGTTATGAACTACCACTAAAAGAAAAGCTATAATTCTTTCCAGCTACCAAAGGAAAAAAAAAAAGTGATTATATTCCAGATCACCAGATGCTAGCCATATGTTATACCAAGAGGAAAGCTAGAATGGACCATCTAGTCATGAGAATAACTCTGCAACATGCACCATGAAGATGCTTCAAAGCTAATAAGAATGGGGAAGGGGAGGATGAAAAAATAAAATAAAAAATAGAGCACAGCAGTGATATGGTACCAAGTCTCTATTTGAAACTTTTGAATGTCTCAAAGTCATTTGAGAAGCAAACAAATATCATTATCAAAATTTTACAACACATCCCTACCATTATAGTAATGAGATATGATGGTTTCCCTTTCCCTTCCACAAAATCAAAAACAAAAATTCTTCCCCAATTTGGTCACAATTGCCCTATGTACTTCCCCCTCCCCATCTCACAACCCTGATCAAAATTCACCTCCATGATCTTGCCACGTGGAATGAGAAAAGATTGACATAATTTACAGAATTAGTATTTCAGATCATCAGGCTACAGCAACTGTGCCTGTCCGTACAGTTTTGCCGGTGGAAGAGTCTTTGTTGGCATCTGATTTTCTGATAGATGCTCTGCTTGAAGATGAGGAGGAAGAAGAAGAGGACACTTTCCAGCTCTTCTCTTTAGCCTCATCAAACTCTATTTGTTCTTGTCTACAATCTTTGCTACAGAATGGTGTATTTCCCCTGTAAACAAACAATTTCAATTCCAATCAGAATGTGAGACACAAAAAACATACAAACTTGTAAACTGGGTTTAGAAGCTAATGAAATTTCAAGAACTGGTCATGAAGAGGTGGAAAATTAAAGTACCTGTACATGAAGATGTCTGAGTTGTTTCCAAGTGACTTTCTGCAGAGAAAGCAGGCATCAAGGAAGTGAGGCTCATTCTGGAAATGATCTTCGTAGGAGCTGAAGGAGAACATTCCTTTCTTCATATTGAAATGAGAAAAACTAAGAGGAGCTGTGAGGAAAGCTTGATGCTTTAATGGACTGGTTTTGCTAAAGGTGAAGGCTCTGTGTGCTTAGAAAAAGAAGAGGAGAGGAGAGGAGAACGAGAGGTAGGCCGCCCTATTTATGGACTTTGCTTAGTTTGCTTGGTGGGGACTTGAAAAGTTCAGCTGCTTTGTGGGTTTGTTTCTAAAACTGTTCCACACCAATCAAATCAATGCTAGATCAATGTATGCAGGTTTCTATTGGTTGGGAGCATGAGAAGGTTGTGGTACAAGGAATAGGTGAGTATAGCTTGTTGCGTGATTAAGGATTATAATAAAACAGTGGGGGGAGTGGTTTTCAAGATTCCATGGGGGTTTCAATCAATCTATTGGCTCTGTGTGCTCTAGTGCAATGCATCAGCATCTCTCTTTTTCCAAAATGGCTTTCTCTTTTTAATAATTTTCCTTTTGATGCTAGCTCCTTTCTTTTTTGCATTTGGTCCTTTTTTGTGTTGAGTCTTTTTTCTTCAATACATCCTAAAATTTCAGCACCTTTTCAATCTTGGGTTCTGCTCCCCCAATGCTTTTGTTTGTAAGTTCTCATCTCATGGTAAAATTAGTAAGTTGATGACAATTTCTAATTTCATTTTGGGTTCTTTTCCTTGGACAATGGTAAAAATGTGCATAGGTCCTTTCTATATTATTCCCTTATTTGTTCTTGGACTCTTTCTTAGATTGATAACATTTACTGGAGTGCATGTGAGAATCAGAATCTTGTACTCTACTTATATTTATGTGTTCCTTTTTGTAGTAACAACAAGAAAACAACTTTTTGGTTCAAATATATAAAGATTGTGGGGTGTATTATAGAATTTACAAAAAAATTAGGGGCACATTTCAAAAAGCAGTCTTCTTAATTCTCCATACACAGTTGTATGGGAGTCAATAACCATAACGCCCCGAAAAAAATCGTAGAATAACATCCAACCATGTTTAGCGTGTTGGTAAATATAGGAAAACATCAGGGGCATACAAGTCTAAACACCACGATCTCTCTAGAAACCCGGACCACTTGCGAAACACTGGGCCCCGCGGCCCAGCAGAAAACAATAACAAAATGGAGCCACAACCGTGGAGCTGACTCGGAGGAGGGCCCACTAACCAACAAAATCATCGAGGCGTAGGGCCCACCCTGACTCAGGACCATGCTGGCTCTACTACCGAGGTCCTTGTCCCCTTCCGGGCCCACTGACCACTACCGGTGCCCGACGGGCAGCAGCTGCTTCTTTTTCTTCCTTACACGTGCGACCCGAGCGAGGGTGCCAGCGCAGCAGATCGTAATTGCAGCACGTGATACGTGGCAAGTGGATATTGACGGAGGCAAACCATGTTCTTGGAACGGCCGCGATGAACGAGGTGGGAGATCGACGGTTGGAACGTGTGCCAGGCTCGAAGAGAGTTCCAATTATTTGGGGGGTAGCTGCGGTTTTTGGTTTGAATCCACGTGGACCTTATTTTTTTTTATTTTTGAGAATGACGTGGGTATTATTATTGGATGAGTTGTATTGGAGTTTTTCTATTTTTCTATTGGATTATTAATTGTCCTTTTTTTGTTTTTGTATTTAGCAATTATTCTTTGAGTGTGGCTAGTGAGACCTCCAAATTTGCTCAATATATCTCTCATTCTCTCTACACCTCCTTTTTACTTTTCAATATAAGCATTTGCTCACGAGACCTCATTTCAAATTCCTAAAATAACCTTAGCTATTTATTGACATATATTTCAATCAATTAATTACCTCTTATTCACTCAATAGACCTCTCATTCTTTGTTTCTTTTCCTTTTGTTTTCAACATCCATCATCCCTACCTTCATTTTTTTTTCTTATGCAAGAAATAGTTTTATTCATGTACTATTCTATGTATCTTTTAATTTAGTCTTTTTCCTTTCTTTTTGTTACTATGTTATTTTTTCTTCTTATTTTTTTTCTTTTTGAATTAATTTGATCTCTATTTTGTACCACATATAAATTATTTCAATAAATATATATTTTCTATAATAGATATATATTATTATATTTTTATATAAAAATATTTATGCTATTTGCAAGTATATGCGTTCAACATGTATGATAATACAAAGTTTCATGTCACATGATTGATATTGATTATAAACTATATGTATGCTTTAATAAAAAGAAATTAGGGAAAAAAAAATATATAAGGAAAATAATAAAGAATTGAATCAATTATTATTGAATTGGAAAGTCCAAAGAGAATAAATATAATATTTCATTTTGTATAATTATTGTCCTTAATAGTCATTATGTATGAGGATGTATATGTCATTTAATAATTCACAATAGAATGAGGTCTAGTGAGCAAATTTAGAGGTCCCAATAGCCGCACTCTTATTCTTTGGGCATTATATTTGTCAACTAATGAAAAAGCTCGAATGAGTTGCAACTTGCAAAATGGTGTGTTCCTATGGGACCATAAATCTCACAGAATTATTGTAAGGCTGTTCTCAATTTTTTTTTTCCAATAAGTTTTTAGATTTAAATATTTTTATCGAATACAACATCAACCATTTTGGAACTTAGACGGGAAGTTCGTTCCAATTCGGATTTGGTTGAATTTGTCAATTGTGTGAAGACAATGTGTATCTTCTATATGGCGTGAAATTCATAATTAAACTCCGTTTATAATTATGTGAAGTTCATAATTTGAAGATTAAAAAATATATCGAAATCTTCAACAGAATCTTACAATATTTAATTTTAGGATCGACCGACCAATAGCTTTAGCATATACACATACATAGATAACTTGGAAAAATAGGATTATTGAAGCAAAAATTAATAATTAACTAGTCAAAAGGATTTGATACAGATATTCTTTGAAGCCTTAGTATATGTGACTACTCGTTATGACAAATAATCCCATTTGATTTGAACAACAATTTAAGACCTTACAAAGGTTACCTAAAACCTCAGTCATGTTCACCTGGTCAACTACTGACCAAAAGATCTATAGTTAACCACCGTTAAATTTAAATCTAAAGATTAAAAATAAAACAACTTAATTTTAAAATAATATTTTTCATCATTGAATTAACATGTAAGAGTTTGTCCCAGATGAACGCTACTGTACCTGATTAATACATCTTTCAATATGCAACTCAACAAAAGTGGCTTCTTCTCACCGCCAACTTAACTTTAAATGGCATCCTGGTCTCTGTCATGACGATTTACAATTTGATAGACTGGTGGCTGCTAACAAGAGGTGCCAAGTCTTATATTTCTAGGAGGTTCTTCACTTATTTAATCTTCTTGTAATCTATGATTTTATTGTTCATCATATTTAATTAGCTTCATCCTACACGTTTCCAGCTCGTGTCGTTCCAGGAAAAGAATTGGGAAAGCATGCTTGGAAGAGCCTTCATTATATAACCAATTTTCTGGGTTCATGGCTTTTGTAATCATTTGATCAAGTCAAATCTGCGACATTGTCAATGATGTACCGAAAACAACTACCTTTCAGTTTCAGGTGATGAAACATGAAACTTCCCGTTTCTCACTAAACCCTAAACCCCAAATAAAGAACGAGGATGAAACAACCCATTCTCACTAAACCTTACAACTAAGTTTATGTGTTTTGATAATAAAAGACCACTCTAACTAAACCATAAGAACAAAGTTTATGTTTTGATATTAAAATTCCCCATTCTAACTAAACCCTACATAGAGCTTTTAGTTTCAGGTAATGATGTTTCCCCAACCGCTCTAAACCCTAAATACAGAACATTCTCTCCGAACCCTAAATTCGAAAAACAGAACATCAAACCAACATTCTCCTTCACCATTAACACACAATGTGGCACAACCTTTACAATAGAATTGACAGATTGTGAAAGCACACCAGACACTAGTGGTTTTCAAATAAAATCCCACATAAAGTTGAATAACTGAGACAATTCCAAAATGATGGAATTTTATTTCAAAATTCACCTGGGAATCACTCATCATAAAGATATATAGAATATCTTCTCAAAGGCTAGATGGCAAAATTTGTTTTCTTTTCAATGGAGCATGTTGCTAAACCCTCATTTCTTAAAATTTTTTGCTCAACTCTGTAAGCCAGATGATGAATTTTACATATTATTTTTCCACTCAATCCTGCATTCAACACAGAACTACAAGAAAAGTACATGTCCAGACATTTTTGGCTCCAAGAGACAGATGAAATTTGTCAAAGTGCAGAACTTTATGTAGAAATGGACTAATTTAACAAGGGAGCACAAAGACCAGTAAAACTAGCCTGTGAGAGCAGCATTGAGGGCACTATGCACATCAACTCCAATCTGGGCTTCAGCTTTCTCCAAGTCAGTTGAGGCCGAGTTCAGCTTCTGGGTGAACTCTGCAAGCCCCTTCTGGACAAGACTTGCATCGACTCGATCGATAGGTACAGCCTCAACAGCAATTATATCTGCGTAAGAGTTCGCATGGATGAATGCAAAACCACTGCTGACGAAGTACTTTGTCACATCATTTCCTTCATGTACTGATAGGATCCCAGGTTTCAACTCGGCAATTGTTGCCACATGTCCAGGAAGAACACCCATCTGCCCAGTGCTTGCTGGAATTATAACCATGTCCACCTGTTATAGTTCATAGCACATAAGACATAATAGTTAATTCATGAGGAAACTTCTGGTTGGTATTTCATTTACACATGCGGGAAATAGTACATAGCAAATCAGAATGCATAGCTGCACAAAATCTTAATCTAAAAAAGCGGGTTTGGATGTGCATACATGCATGTTTATTCATGCAGGCATGTTCATTCATACATACATGCAATTATAATATCAAAAGCACGGTACTGGATACAGCATCTTGGATCCTACACTTCACTAAGCTCAACTATTTACAACACCTTTAATATTCATAACTTGAATCACATACCATGCACCCCTTTTAAGTGTTGCTCTCTGAATTAGCCAAACCATATAACTTTTGCGTTAGTGGTGATGATCAACTATCAGTGGTCAATATGTAATTGCTGACTGGGGAAGTGGGGTTTTTCCGAAATGTGTATATTCTTGAGGGTTTTTCCAATAAGTGTAGAATAAGATGAGCAAAACCGAATTCTAATTCGCAATTCTCTGGAAATCCCTTAACATCTTATGCATAGGAGAAACACACTATGAATAAAGGCATGATAGGATTGTATGTGAAAAAAACGAAAATCATTCCTACAAGTGTTTTATAATTTGTAGGTTTTTCTTCTTCTTCAAGTGTGGCCAATGAATCAAATGGTTGAAAACCTGCCAACCGTTTTACATAATACTTACCTAGATATGAGAAGCAAAGTTTAGTGTACTACTTTTCAAAGAGTTGAATGAATGGCAGATGAGAAATAATTTAGATGCTTGACACTACAAAGAACTGACAGAATGGCAAACTTGACCTTGACACAACAGAAAAATGGACCATCACATTCATTTTGCATACAACCATGCTCAAAATTCACGTATGTTATTCAAGTTTAACTCTGACAATTAAAACAATCTGCTTCAGGTGAACCCATTTAGTATTACAAAATCTAAAGCAATCATTAAGCTTCAATAATGACAACAAAATGGTA
Above is a window of Fragaria vesca subsp. vesca linkage group LG7, FraVesHawaii_1.0, whole genome shotgun sequence DNA encoding:
- the LOC101306859 gene encoding probable receptor-like protein kinase At5g47070-like — encoded protein: MKCFYYFKEKSRTREQRSAPELKDQSGSDYSGASRVVKSSCSANSPRGIPELYEEKAHNLRVFTFQELRQATNDFHRLLKIGEGGFGNVYKGSIKPAESKGDRVVVAIKKLNNDGLQGHKQWVAEVQFLSVVEHPNLVKLIGYCAVDGERGIQRLLVYEYMPNRSLEDHIFNRTYPTVPWETRLQIILGAAQGLAYLHEGLEIQVIYRDFKCANVLLDENFKPKLSDFGLAREGPMVGHTHVSTAVVGTYGYAAPDYIETGHLTTKSDVWSFGVVLYEILTGRRSLERNRPRTEQKLLEWVKQFPPDSKKFGLLMDPRLESSYLKSAARKIAKLANSCLSKSAKDRPTMSQVVETLKQIIQDSKEANQTERSPDSFENDQVDTKTKENQFGASESWKRRMTHLAKLGEHVESASRRRFMIMQRAKVT
- the LOC101307436 gene encoding ATP synthase subunit delta', mitochondrial-like, which translates into the protein MLRRATALLTRPASSSLRAARAFSTEVAEAGDAPANPAFNEAWKKVVPHIEPPKTPLSFMKPRPAVPSSIPTKLTVNFVLPYASELSAKEVDMVIIPASTGQMGVLPGHVATIAELKPGILSVHEGNDVTKYFVSSGFAFIHANSYADIIAVEAVPIDRVDASLVQKGLAEFTQKLNSASTDLEKAEAQIGVDVHSALNAALTG
- the LOC101307154 gene encoding uncharacterized protein LOC101307154, with translation MKKGMFSFSSYEDHFQNEPHFLDACFLCRKSLGNNSDIFMYRGNTPFCSKDCRQEQIEFDEAKEKSWKVSSSSSSSSSSRASIRKSDANKDSSTGKTVRTGTVAVA